The nucleotide window CGAGGAAGATGCCTTCCACAAGTACCCCGCCCAGCTCAGCGGCGGCCAGCAGCAGCGCGTTGCCATAGCGAGGGCGCTGGCCATGGAGCCGGAGATAATACTCTTCGACGAGCCGACCTCGGCCCTGGATCCGCAGCTGGCGGGGGAGGTTCTCGACGTCATGCGCGAGCTCGCGAGGAAAAAGGTCACGATGCTCGTGGTTACGCACGAAATAGGCTTCGCCCTCAACGCCGCCGACGAGGTGCTCTTCTTCTACGACGGCGTCATCTGGGAGAGCGGCAAGCCGGAGGAGATCCTCTACAACCCGAAGAAGAAGGAAACCCGGGAGTTCCTGAGGAGAATAGCCGACCTCTCCGTGGGGGGAGGCTGATGGTCTGGGAAACGATAGCGCGGTATCTCCTCCACGGACTCGTCGTCACGCTGGAGCTCACCGTCGTGGGATTCATAGGCGGCTTTGCCCTCGGGTTTCTCTTGGCGGTCGCAAGAACCTACGGGGGGAAACTCTCAAAGGCGCTCTCGACAGCCTACATAGAGCTCATAAGGGGAACTCCAATGCTCCTCCAGCTCTACATCATAGGCTTCGGGCTCCCGCTGGTGATAAGGAACTACTTCCCCCACTTCGTCATGAACCCGACCCTTGCGGCGGCTCTGGGGATGGTAATCAACAGCGCCGCCTACCAGGCGGAGTACATCAGGGGCGCCTTCAACTCCGTCGAATACGGGCAGGTTGAGGCGGCCCTCTCGCTGGGGATGACCAAGTGGGGAATAATAAGGCACGTGATCTTTCCCCAGGCCTTCAGGATAATGCTCCCGAGCTGGACGAACGAGATGGTCTACCTGCTCAAGTACTCCTCACTGGCGATGCTCCTGGCCGTTCCGGAGCTCATGTACCAGGCGAGCGTTGCAGCCTCCCAGACGTTCCTCTACGCCCAGATATACCTCGTCGTCGCGGGAATTTACCTCGTCTTCGCCACCCTGATAATAGGGATAATGAGGAAGATAGAGCTCAGGCTCCACATACCGGGGGTTACGACGATAAAAAGGTGAGGAGTCAGTACTCCACGCCCCTCCTCGCTATTACGCCCCTCTGGTAGGGGTGCTTTATTTCCCTCATCTCCGTCACGTAGTCGGCCAGCTCGAACAGCTCCTCAGGACAGTAGCGGCCCGTTAAAACGAGCTCGGTGTGGGGGGCTTTGCTCTTTATCAGCTCCCGGACTTCCTCGGTATCGAGCATGTTGAAGCCCAGCGCAACGCAGACCTCGTCGAGAATAACAAGATCCCACTCCCCGCTCGAGGCCAGCTCCCTCGCCCTCGCGAGGGCCCTCTTTGCGGCTTCGATGTCCTCTTCGCTCGGCTTCCCGTGGACGAACTTCGGCAGGCCGAAGGACTCTATCAGGGCTCCACACTCCTCAATCTTCTTCTGCTCGCCGTAGGCCTTTGGCGCCTTCATGAACTGGACTATCGCAACCTTCCCACCTGAGCCGAGCATCCTAACGGCCAGACCGAACGCCGCGGTTGTTTTACCCTTTCCGTTTCCGGTGTAGATGTGCACCAGTCCGAGCCTTTCCTTCCATGTCACGTGCATCACCATGGATAAATCCTCCAACTCCTTAAAAAACCCACGAAACCGTTAAAAATTGGACCGCTTAATCTGCAACCATGGTCAGGATCTGCTCCCTCGGCTACTTCGTGAGGGACATGATCGTCCTCCTGCTCTCCCTTGGAATAGTCTTTCTGCTCCTCTCGATAGGCAAGAACACGAAGAGGAACCTCGGAAGCAGGTACTTCGTCCGAAGCTTCAACGTTCTCGTGGCCTCTTTTATCTTAGTCGCCCTCGCCGAACTTATGGGTGTGCTCATGAGAACGGACGTATTCTGGGAGAATGAAGTTGTCGCGGATGTAAGGTCAGTTATCCTCACCCTCGGGGCGCTCCTCCTCTTCGTCTCCTCCATAATGGTGTACCTGCCCTTCTCCCGCAACGAGTACACGATAGTACCGATAGTTACGGAACCCCTGAACCCTTCGATCTACGGGGCCTACTGGGGCAGCGGGGGCGAGGCTTCAAAGGCCTTCGTCAAGCTCGTCAAAAGCCTCCACCTGCCAGCGATCGTCCTGAGCAGGGACCCGCCAGAGGTTTTCCGCTCCAAACTCGGCCTGAAGCTCGTTCCGGTCGTGTGGATCTCCAAGGTCAGCCACGATGACGCAGTCGATCCGAGGAGACTGCCCTACCTCCTGGACCGCATACTCAACTTCCTGAAATCAACGGAGACCGACAAGGTCGTTTACATCGACTGCCTTGAGTACCTGATGCTCGAAAACGGGGACGAGGCGATCCTCAAGTTCGTGACGAAGCTCAAGGACCTGGCTTCCCTGCACAGGGGGATAGTGATAATCAACCTCGAAAAGAGCGCCATTAACGAGAAGACGTTCCACGTGCTCGTTTCAGAGCTCAGGCCCGTTAAGGAGCTGGAGAAGATGCTGGGGGGATCATGAAAATACTAAACGGAACCATTTTATT belongs to Thermococcus sp. AM4 and includes:
- a CDS encoding amino acid ABC transporter permease translates to MVWETIARYLLHGLVVTLELTVVGFIGGFALGFLLAVARTYGGKLSKALSTAYIELIRGTPMLLQLYIIGFGLPLVIRNYFPHFVMNPTLAAALGMVINSAAYQAEYIRGAFNSVEYGQVEAALSLGMTKWGIIRHVIFPQAFRIMLPSWTNEMVYLLKYSSLAMLLAVPELMYQASVAASQTFLYAQIYLVVAGIYLVFATLIIGIMRKIELRLHIPGVTTIKR
- the cobO gene encoding cob(I)yrinic acid a,c-diamide adenosyltransferase, whose protein sequence is MTWKERLGLVHIYTGNGKGKTTAAFGLAVRMLGSGGKVAIVQFMKAPKAYGEQKKIEECGALIESFGLPKFVHGKPSEEDIEAAKRALARARELASSGEWDLVILDEVCVALGFNMLDTEEVRELIKSKAPHTELVLTGRYCPEELFELADYVTEMREIKHPYQRGVIARRGVEY
- a CDS encoding DUF835 domain-containing protein, giving the protein MVRICSLGYFVRDMIVLLLSLGIVFLLLSIGKNTKRNLGSRYFVRSFNVLVASFILVALAELMGVLMRTDVFWENEVVADVRSVILTLGALLLFVSSIMVYLPFSRNEYTIVPIVTEPLNPSIYGAYWGSGGEASKAFVKLVKSLHLPAIVLSRDPPEVFRSKLGLKLVPVVWISKVSHDDAVDPRRLPYLLDRILNFLKSTETDKVVYIDCLEYLMLENGDEAILKFVTKLKDLASLHRGIVIINLEKSAINEKTFHVLVSELRPVKELEKMLGGS